A single window of Streptomyces sp. NBC_00464 DNA harbors:
- a CDS encoding RDD family protein translates to MSAPTPAPGDDSPREGYYPDPSIPGYVRYWNGASWVPGTSRPAPQQGEPLPTAPAEEEDAPHAPASGPAAVDETGPLFLDEEPYEGNRPEPATAWQADASRQAGFGGERDRRVSWGGTPAPLDGPAEADPRTPASGTTPPGATAPADRAPADPRRPAPADPTRGALPGMRDAGGQAPENTVAIRVGRPARPGGGTGETPRPPADGTVTMRAVGPGGRTPAPRDAQQPPEDGTLTIRAITPGTAPAGPAAPQSATPPSTAAPHASAPAPAPARQPAPSPAPAALNSPLTPGPGGGSASWAQQAHQSARPEQGARPRPQAPVRQQQPAFPQQSQQSPHAPQPDQPVVPWKPPVQDHFQQLAAARTAARPAPLGKRLAARLIDTVVLGALVGAVSVPLAARATDHINDKIDAAKLSGETVTVWLLDSTTASLAGVVLGAFLVLGVLLEALPTAKWGRTLGKKLCGLDVRDIESHDAPGFGAALRRWLVYGVLGLLVIGVVSVLWCLIDRPWRQCWHDKAARTFVAG, encoded by the coding sequence ATGAGCGCCCCAACCCCGGCACCCGGTGACGACAGCCCCCGCGAGGGGTACTACCCCGACCCGTCCATTCCCGGATACGTCCGGTACTGGAACGGCGCCTCGTGGGTGCCCGGCACCAGCCGGCCCGCCCCGCAGCAGGGCGAACCCCTGCCCACCGCACCCGCCGAAGAGGAGGACGCACCGCACGCCCCCGCGTCCGGACCCGCCGCGGTGGACGAGACCGGCCCGCTCTTCCTCGACGAGGAGCCGTACGAGGGGAACCGCCCCGAACCCGCCACCGCCTGGCAGGCCGACGCCTCCCGGCAGGCCGGCTTCGGCGGCGAGCGCGACCGGCGGGTCTCCTGGGGCGGCACGCCCGCACCCCTGGACGGGCCCGCGGAAGCCGATCCGCGTACGCCCGCGAGCGGTACAACGCCCCCCGGAGCCACCGCACCCGCGGACCGGGCCCCCGCCGACCCGCGCCGCCCCGCACCCGCGGACCCCACCCGCGGCGCACTGCCGGGCATGCGCGACGCCGGCGGCCAGGCCCCCGAGAACACCGTCGCCATCCGGGTCGGCCGCCCCGCCCGCCCCGGCGGCGGAACCGGAGAAACACCGCGCCCGCCCGCCGACGGCACCGTCACGATGCGCGCCGTGGGACCGGGCGGCAGGACACCGGCCCCGCGCGACGCCCAGCAGCCGCCCGAGGACGGCACGCTGACGATCCGTGCGATCACCCCGGGCACCGCACCGGCCGGCCCCGCCGCCCCGCAATCCGCCACACCGCCCTCCACGGCCGCCCCGCACGCCTCTGCGCCCGCCCCGGCCCCTGCCCGGCAGCCCGCGCCCTCCCCGGCCCCCGCGGCGCTCAACAGCCCCCTCACGCCCGGCCCCGGCGGCGGCTCCGCCTCCTGGGCGCAGCAGGCCCATCAGTCGGCCCGGCCCGAACAGGGCGCGCGGCCGCGGCCGCAGGCACCCGTACGGCAGCAACAGCCCGCGTTCCCGCAGCAGTCCCAGCAGTCCCCGCACGCGCCGCAGCCCGACCAGCCCGTCGTGCCCTGGAAGCCCCCGGTCCAGGACCACTTCCAGCAGCTCGCCGCGGCCCGGACGGCGGCCCGCCCGGCGCCGCTCGGCAAGCGGCTGGCCGCCCGGCTCATCGACACGGTCGTGCTCGGCGCGCTCGTCGGCGCCGTCTCCGTGCCGCTCGCGGCCCGGGCGACGGACCACATCAACGACAAGATCGACGCGGCCAAGCTGTCCGGCGAGACGGTCACCGTCTGGCTGCTGGACTCCACCACGGCCTCGCTGGCCGGCGTGGTTCTCGGCGCCTTCCTGGTGCTGGGTGTCCTCCTGGAGGCGCTGCCGACCGCGAAGTGGGGCCGTACGCTCGGCAAGAAGCTCTGCGGACTCGACGTACGGGATATCGAGTCCCACGACGCGCCCGGCTTCGGTGCCGCCCTGCGCCGCTGGCTGGTCTACGGGGTGCTGGGCCTGCTCGTCATCGGCGTGGTCAGTGTGCTCTGGTGCCTGATCGACCGGCCGTGGCGCCAGTGCTGGCACGACAAGGCGGCCCGCACCTTCGTCGCGGGCTGA
- a CDS encoding RDD family protein, with product MSNDQPTSGQPPEDDPFSKKPHGSQPPPSSGSPYDSAPPPPPYDPGPYGGGQYGGTDPLSGMPPLAEPGKRILARLIDFLIISIPLYLISLPWGGAVEMSDNNNDDNVSDVFAQTYSGHQLLWSLIALVVYVAYDTYFTHKDGRTLGKRLLKLRVAMLNDGRVPDTGSAFLRAVVLWVPALLCCPCLWWLINIVLMFTDKPYKQGLQDKAAKTVVVVTN from the coding sequence ATGAGCAACGATCAGCCGACGTCCGGTCAGCCGCCCGAGGACGACCCGTTCTCCAAGAAGCCGCACGGGTCCCAGCCGCCGCCGTCATCGGGCTCGCCCTACGACAGCGCGCCGCCACCGCCGCCGTACGACCCCGGTCCGTACGGCGGCGGCCAGTACGGCGGAACGGATCCGCTGTCGGGCATGCCCCCGCTCGCCGAACCCGGCAAGCGGATCCTGGCCCGGCTGATCGACTTCCTGATCATCTCGATCCCGCTGTACCTGATCTCGCTGCCCTGGGGCGGCGCGGTCGAGATGTCGGACAACAACAACGACGACAACGTCAGCGACGTCTTCGCCCAGACCTACAGCGGGCATCAGTTGCTCTGGTCGCTGATCGCTCTGGTGGTCTACGTCGCGTACGACACGTACTTCACGCACAAGGACGGCCGCACCCTGGGCAAGCGGCTGCTGAAGCTGCGTGTCGCGATGCTGAACGACGGCAGGGTGCCGGACACCGGCAGTGCGTTCCTGCGGGCCGTGGTGCTGTGGGTGCCGGCGCTGCTGTGCTGCCCTTGCCTGTGGTGGCTGATCAACATCGTACTGATGTTCACGGACAAGCCGTACAAGCAGGGGCTGCAGGACAAGGCGGCCAAGACGGTGGTGGTGGTCACCAACTGA
- a CDS encoding immune inhibitor A domain-containing protein produces the protein MIIKRRALRTGAVVVAMAATAATASAFATAQADDKASGTAATAIDRRDPGSAKGNAHDLEGPFSEQQDAQRQAALEQVISGDKKVSTRGGSKVVKLDDKKYVELGREKTDKIFTVLVEFGDQVDNTTMFDPDGDGPKPAVPKYGGTAGPAHNEIAQPDPKKDNSTAWQADYNQAHFQDLYFGEGAGKNSLKTYYEKTSSGRYSVDGEVSDWVKVPYNEARYGSNYCGSTNCANAWDMIKDGVNAWAADQKAKGRTQEQIKTDLAQYDQWDRYDFDNDGNFNEPDGYIDHFQIVHAGEDESAGGGVEGTNAIWAHRWYAYGTNAGATGPADNKAGGTQIGDTGIWVGDYTAQPENGGLGVFAHEYGHDLGLPDLYDTTNTAENSVGFWSLMSAGSWLGTGKNSIGDLPGDMTAWDKFQLGWLDYDVAKAATRSTHKLGVSEYNTKNKQALVVELPDKAVTTDVTTPAEGAKQWWSDMGDNLSNTLSRPVDLTGKSKASLDLAGWWDIEADYDYLYTEVSDNGGTSWTAIDGTADGKAIPRDASDKPALTDVSGKYQKLSYSLDAYAGKKIDIRFRYATDGGAGGVGFAADTIAVNADGAALFSDNAEGDDNGWTAKGFSRVGSSFTKDYPQRYIAENRQYVSYDQTLKVGPYNFGFSKSRPDWVEHYPYQNGLLIWLWDSSQKDNNVSTHPGHGLILPIDAHAKPLKWADGTVIRNKIQPFDAPFSWYPTDGFTLHNGDVATKIKPQFGVPVFDDHKGTYWYEENKTGSVQVTDTNTRISIINEPFSGSTVTVHVGPSHK, from the coding sequence GTGATCATTAAAAGACGGGCGCTTCGCACCGGGGCGGTTGTCGTGGCCATGGCCGCGACCGCCGCCACCGCATCCGCCTTCGCCACCGCTCAGGCAGATGACAAGGCGTCAGGCACCGCCGCCACCGCCATAGACCGCCGGGACCCGGGGTCGGCCAAGGGCAACGCGCACGACCTGGAGGGCCCGTTCAGCGAGCAGCAGGACGCCCAGCGTCAGGCCGCTCTGGAACAGGTCATATCCGGCGACAAGAAGGTGTCGACGCGCGGCGGCTCCAAGGTCGTCAAGCTCGACGACAAGAAGTACGTCGAGCTCGGCCGGGAGAAGACCGACAAGATCTTCACCGTTCTGGTGGAGTTCGGCGACCAGGTCGACAACACGACCATGTTCGACCCGGACGGCGACGGCCCCAAGCCCGCCGTTCCGAAGTACGGCGGCACCGCGGGACCGGCGCACAACGAGATAGCCCAGCCGGACCCCAAGAAGGACAACAGCACCGCCTGGCAGGCCGACTACAACCAGGCCCACTTCCAGGACCTGTACTTCGGTGAGGGTGCCGGGAAGAACTCGCTCAAGACGTACTACGAGAAGACGTCCTCCGGGCGCTACTCGGTCGACGGCGAGGTCTCCGACTGGGTCAAGGTCCCGTACAACGAGGCCCGCTACGGCTCGAACTACTGCGGTTCGACCAACTGCGCCAACGCCTGGGACATGATCAAGGACGGCGTGAACGCCTGGGCCGCCGACCAGAAGGCCAAGGGCCGTACGCAGGAGCAGATCAAGACCGATCTCGCCCAGTACGACCAGTGGGACCGCTACGACTTCGACAACGACGGCAACTTCAACGAGCCCGACGGCTACATCGATCACTTCCAGATCGTGCACGCCGGCGAGGACGAGTCCGCGGGCGGCGGCGTCGAGGGCACCAACGCCATCTGGGCGCACCGCTGGTACGCCTACGGCACCAACGCCGGTGCGACCGGCCCGGCCGACAACAAGGCCGGCGGCACCCAGATCGGTGACACCGGCATCTGGGTCGGCGACTACACCGCACAGCCCGAGAACGGCGGCCTGGGCGTCTTCGCCCACGAGTACGGCCACGACCTCGGTCTGCCGGACCTGTACGACACGACCAACACCGCCGAGAACTCGGTCGGCTTCTGGTCGCTGATGTCGGCCGGTTCCTGGCTCGGCACCGGTAAGAACAGCATCGGTGACCTGCCCGGCGACATGACCGCCTGGGACAAGTTCCAGCTGGGCTGGCTGGACTACGACGTGGCCAAGGCCGCGACGAGGTCCACCCACAAGCTGGGTGTGTCCGAGTACAACACCAAGAACAAGCAGGCACTCGTCGTCGAGCTGCCCGACAAGGCCGTCACCACCGATGTCACGACGCCCGCCGAGGGCGCCAAGCAGTGGTGGAGCGACATGGGCGACAACCTCAGCAACACGCTGTCGCGTCCGGTCGACCTGACCGGCAAGTCCAAGGCATCCCTGGACCTCGCCGGCTGGTGGGACATCGAGGCGGACTACGACTACCTCTACACCGAGGTGTCGGACAACGGCGGCACGAGCTGGACCGCGATCGACGGCACCGCCGACGGCAAGGCCATCCCGCGCGACGCCAGCGACAAGCCGGCCCTCACCGACGTCTCCGGCAAGTACCAGAAGCTCTCGTACTCGCTGGACGCCTACGCCGGCAAGAAGATCGACATCCGCTTCCGCTACGCCACCGACGGCGGCGCCGGCGGCGTCGGCTTCGCGGCCGACACCATCGCGGTCAACGCGGACGGTGCCGCGCTCTTCTCGGACAACGCCGAGGGCGACGACAACGGCTGGACCGCCAAGGGCTTCTCGCGGGTGGGCTCGTCCTTCACCAAGGACTACCCGCAGCGCTACATCGCGGAGAACCGCCAGTACGTCTCGTACGACCAGACCCTCAAGGTCGGCCCGTACAACTTCGGCTTCTCCAAGTCCCGTCCGGACTGGGTCGAGCACTACCCGTACCAGAACGGCCTGCTCATCTGGCTGTGGGACAGCTCGCAGAAGGACAACAACGTCTCGACCCACCCGGGTCACGGCCTGATCCTGCCGATCGACGCGCACGCCAAGCCGCTGAAGTGGGCTGACGGCACGGTCATCCGCAACAAGATCCAGCCGTTCGACGCCCCGTTCAGCTGGTACCCCACCGACGGCTTCACGCTCCACAACGGTGACGTGGCCACGAAGATCAAGCCGCAGTTCGGCGTTCCGGTCTTCGACGACCACAAGGGCACCTACTGGTACGAGGAGAACAAGACCGGCAGCGTGCAGGTAACTGACACCAACACCCGGATCTCGATCATCAACGAGCCCTTCAGCGGCTCCACGGTGACCGTCCACGTCGGTCCCTCGCACAAGTAA
- a CDS encoding isochorismatase family protein, with amino-acid sequence MHRALIVVDVQNDFCEGGSLAVAGGADVAAAITDLIGAGQPGYRHVVATRDHHIDPGDHFSQSPDFEHSWPRHCVAGTEGVGFHPNFAPAVASGAIDTVFDKGAYAAAYSGFEGQDENGAGLAEWLRDRGVTEVDVVGIATDHCVRATALDAVREGFATHVLLDLTAGVAEATTDRALAELRDAGVVLSGKPVV; translated from the coding sequence ATGCACCGCGCCTTGATCGTCGTGGACGTCCAGAACGACTTCTGTGAGGGCGGGAGCCTCGCGGTGGCCGGGGGCGCCGATGTCGCCGCCGCCATCACCGACCTGATCGGTGCGGGCCAGCCGGGCTACCGGCATGTGGTGGCCACCCGTGACCACCACATCGACCCGGGTGACCACTTCTCGCAGTCGCCGGACTTCGAGCACTCCTGGCCCAGGCACTGTGTCGCCGGCACGGAAGGGGTGGGCTTCCACCCCAATTTCGCCCCCGCGGTCGCCTCCGGGGCGATCGACACCGTCTTCGACAAGGGTGCGTACGCCGCCGCGTACAGCGGCTTCGAGGGGCAGGACGAGAACGGGGCGGGTCTTGCCGAGTGGCTGCGTGACCGCGGGGTCACCGAGGTCGATGTGGTCGGTATCGCGACCGACCACTGCGTGCGGGCCACCGCGCTGGACGCCGTCCGTGAGGGCTTCGCCACGCACGTACTGCTGGATCTGACCGCGGGCGTCGCCGAGGCGACGACGGACCGGGCGCTGGCCGAGCTGCGGGACGCCGGCGTGGTGCTGTCCGGCAAGCCGGTGGTCTGA
- a CDS encoding nicotinate phosphoribosyltransferase, with translation MNSADLGRRVGVPSTALFTDQYELTMVQAALKAGTADRRSVFEAFTRRLPEGRRYGVVAGIGRVLDAVENFHFDDEMLTFLRDQNVVDGPTLAYLADYRFSGDIWGYPEGEVYFPGSPILRVEGSFAECVLLETVILSILNHDSAIAAAASRMSAAAGGRRLIEMGARRTHELSAVASARAAYIGGFDTTSDLAAGFRYNIPTVGTSAHAFTLLHDSERDAFQAQVDSLGRDTTLLVDTYDVTAAVRTAVEVAGTELGAVRIDSGDLLLVAHRVRQQLDELGATGTKIVVTSDLDEYAIASLAAAPVDAYGVGTQLVTGSGHPTCSMVYKLVARAASADPADELRPVAKKSLGAKSSKGGRKWAARRLDEDGVAEAEVIGTGPVPPELAGRQLLVELVRGGEVVAREPLEAARERHVAARAGLPMSAMQLSRGEPVLPTEYV, from the coding sequence ATGAACTCAGCGGACCTTGGGCGACGGGTCGGTGTGCCGTCGACCGCACTCTTCACCGACCAGTACGAGCTCACGATGGTGCAGGCCGCACTGAAGGCCGGCACCGCCGACCGGCGCTCGGTCTTCGAGGCGTTCACCCGCCGGCTGCCCGAGGGGCGGCGCTACGGCGTCGTCGCGGGCATCGGGCGGGTCCTGGACGCGGTGGAGAACTTCCACTTCGACGACGAGATGCTCACCTTCCTGCGCGACCAGAACGTCGTCGACGGGCCGACGCTCGCCTATCTGGCCGACTACCGCTTCAGCGGCGACATCTGGGGCTACCCGGAGGGCGAGGTGTACTTCCCGGGGTCGCCGATCCTGCGGGTCGAGGGCTCCTTCGCCGAGTGCGTGCTGCTGGAGACGGTGATCCTGTCGATCCTCAACCACGACTCGGCGATCGCCGCGGCGGCCTCGCGGATGTCGGCGGCGGCGGGCGGGCGCAGGCTGATCGAGATGGGTGCCCGGCGCACGCACGAGCTGTCGGCGGTGGCCTCGGCCCGTGCCGCGTACATCGGCGGCTTCGACACCACGTCCGACCTGGCCGCGGGCTTCCGGTACAACATCCCGACGGTCGGCACGAGCGCCCACGCGTTCACTCTGCTGCACGACTCCGAGCGCGACGCGTTCCAGGCGCAGGTCGACTCGCTGGGGCGTGACACGACGCTGCTGGTCGACACGTACGACGTCACCGCGGCGGTCCGTACGGCGGTCGAGGTGGCCGGGACGGAGCTCGGTGCGGTACGCATCGACTCGGGCGACCTGCTGCTGGTCGCGCACCGGGTGCGCCAGCAGCTGGACGAGCTGGGCGCGACGGGAACGAAGATCGTGGTGACGTCGGACCTGGACGAGTACGCCATCGCGTCGCTGGCCGCGGCGCCGGTGGACGCGTACGGGGTGGGCACGCAGCTGGTGACCGGCAGCGGGCACCCCACCTGCTCGATGGTCTACAAGCTGGTCGCCCGCGCCGCCTCGGCGGATCCGGCGGACGAGCTGCGGCCGGTGGCGAAGAAGTCGCTGGGCGCGAAGTCCTCGAAGGGCGGTCGCAAGTGGGCGGCCCGCCGGCTGGACGAGGACGGGGTGGCCGAGGCCGAGGTGATCGGCACCGGTCCGGTGCCGCCGGAGCTGGCGGGCCGGCAGCTGCTGGTGGAGCTGGTCAGGGGCGGCGAGGTCGTCGCGCGCGAGCCGCTGGAGGCGGCTCGGGAGCGGCATGTCGCGGCGCGGGCGGGGTTGCCGATGTCCGCGATGCAGTTGTCCCGGGGCGAGCCGGTGCTGCCTACGGAGTACGTGTGA
- the clpS gene encoding ATP-dependent Clp protease adapter ClpS, with amino-acid sequence MSVAPVEIERPESAEENLVVPEPDVPWVTLVHNDPVNLMSYVTYVFQAYFGYSKDKAHKLMLDVHQKGRAVVSSGSREEMERDVQAMHGYGLWATLTQDRN; translated from the coding sequence GTGAGCGTCGCCCCCGTAGAGATCGAACGTCCCGAATCGGCCGAGGAGAACCTCGTTGTCCCCGAGCCCGACGTCCCCTGGGTGACGCTGGTCCACAACGACCCGGTCAACCTCATGAGCTACGTGACCTATGTCTTCCAGGCCTACTTCGGCTACTCCAAGGACAAGGCACACAAGCTGATGCTCGACGTCCACCAGAAGGGCCGCGCAGTCGTCTCCAGCGGCAGCCGCGAAGAGATGGAACGCGACGTCCAGGCCATGCACGGCTACGGACTGTGGGCCACCCTCACCCAGGACCGCAACTAG
- a CDS encoding DUF2017 domain-containing protein, producing the protein MAGHFEATPGGGAAVALDEVEIAILRSLAVQLLELIGPGDEPAEGEDPLAALFAEGPSEPPSDPALARLFPEAYGDDDTELRAASAEFRRFTENDLRTRKRDDALVVVRTLDALTPQTEGASRSDSGKGGGGRRAGGAAVLTLTADECRSWLGSLNDLRLTIGTRLEVSDEDGGEDGSLYRLPDSDPRKPMVMAYLWLGGLQETLIETLMP; encoded by the coding sequence ATGGCCGGCCACTTCGAGGCCACCCCCGGCGGCGGCGCGGCCGTCGCGCTCGACGAGGTGGAGATCGCGATCCTGCGCTCCCTCGCCGTCCAGCTGCTCGAACTCATCGGCCCCGGCGACGAACCCGCCGAGGGGGAGGACCCGCTCGCCGCCCTCTTCGCCGAGGGCCCCAGCGAACCGCCGTCCGACCCCGCCCTCGCCCGCCTCTTCCCCGAGGCCTACGGCGACGACGACACCGAACTGCGCGCCGCGTCCGCCGAGTTCCGCCGCTTCACCGAGAACGACCTGCGCACCCGGAAGCGCGACGACGCCCTCGTCGTCGTCCGCACCCTCGACGCGCTCACGCCGCAGACGGAAGGGGCGTCGCGCAGCGACTCCGGCAAGGGCGGTGGTGGGCGACGGGCGGGCGGGGCCGCCGTACTCACCCTCACCGCCGACGAATGCCGCAGCTGGCTGGGCTCCCTCAACGACCTCCGGCTCACCATCGGCACCCGCCTGGAGGTCTCCGACGAGGACGGGGGCGAGGACGGCTCCCTCTACCGGCTGCCCGACAGCGACCCGCGCAAGCCCATGGTCATGGCCTACCTCTGGCTGGGCGGGCTCCAGGAAACACTCATCGAAACGCTGATGCCGTAA
- a CDS encoding amino acid permease, producing MTSAQVDDKGQGPHATGVDATTSAEGYQRALGARQIQMIAIGGAIGTGLFLGAGKAIAKAGPSLILAYAIAGLVIFFIMRALGELLMYRPVSGSFSEYAREFIGPFAGFVTGWTYWLFWVVTGITEVTAAAQYMTFWFDIPQWVSALIFTIILYGVNLISVKLFGELEFWFSMVKVTAIVGMILICAGILTLGFSDAGDTASVTHLWADGGFFPHGIKGTLMTLQIVMFAFLAVELVGVTAGESKDPKTVLPKAINTVPWRIAVFYVGALIMILSVVPWTEFSPDVSPFVEAFKKMGLGVGAGIVNFVVLTAALSSCNSGMYSTGRMLRDLALNGQGPKFFTKLTRSGTPLVGTTFSAALMLVGVWINYQWPGDAFTYVVSFATISGMWAWIMILISQLRYRRLADRGELPQSTFRAPGAPYTSVFALAFIGVVIVMMGIDKDTRISLYCAPLWALILGVSYLVLKARNPGNKAFAGR from the coding sequence ATGACATCGGCGCAGGTCGACGACAAGGGACAGGGCCCGCACGCCACAGGCGTGGATGCCACCACATCCGCCGAGGGCTACCAGAGAGCACTCGGCGCCCGCCAGATCCAGATGATCGCGATCGGCGGAGCCATCGGCACCGGCCTCTTCCTCGGCGCGGGCAAAGCCATCGCCAAGGCCGGCCCCAGCCTCATCCTGGCGTATGCCATCGCAGGCCTGGTGATCTTCTTCATCATGCGGGCCCTGGGCGAACTCCTCATGTACCGCCCGGTCTCCGGCTCCTTCTCGGAGTACGCCCGCGAATTCATCGGCCCCTTCGCAGGCTTTGTCACCGGCTGGACCTACTGGCTGTTCTGGGTCGTCACCGGAATCACCGAAGTCACCGCGGCCGCCCAGTACATGACGTTCTGGTTCGACATTCCGCAATGGGTCTCAGCGCTGATCTTCACGATCATCCTGTACGGCGTGAACCTGATCTCCGTGAAACTGTTCGGTGAACTCGAATTCTGGTTCTCGATGGTCAAGGTCACCGCCATCGTCGGCATGATCCTCATCTGCGCCGGAATTCTCACCCTCGGCTTCTCCGACGCCGGCGACACCGCGTCCGTCACCCACCTGTGGGCCGACGGCGGCTTCTTCCCGCACGGCATCAAGGGCACCCTGATGACCCTGCAGATCGTGATGTTCGCCTTCCTCGCCGTCGAGCTCGTCGGCGTCACCGCAGGCGAGTCCAAGGACCCCAAGACCGTCCTGCCCAAGGCCATCAACACCGTGCCGTGGCGCATCGCCGTCTTCTACGTCGGCGCCCTCATCATGATCCTCTCGGTCGTGCCCTGGACCGAGTTCTCGCCGGACGTCTCCCCGTTCGTCGAAGCCTTCAAGAAGATGGGCCTCGGCGTCGGCGCGGGCATCGTCAACTTCGTCGTCCTGACCGCCGCACTCTCCTCCTGCAACTCCGGCATGTACTCCACCGGCCGCATGCTGCGCGACCTCGCGCTCAACGGCCAGGGCCCGAAGTTCTTCACCAAGCTGACCAGGAGCGGCACCCCGCTGGTCGGCACCACGTTCTCCGCCGCCCTCATGCTCGTCGGCGTCTGGATCAACTACCAGTGGCCCGGTGACGCCTTCACCTACGTCGTCTCCTTCGCCACCATCTCCGGCATGTGGGCCTGGATCATGATCCTGATCAGCCAGCTCCGCTACCGCCGCCTCGCCGACCGCGGAGAGCTCCCGCAGTCCACCTTCCGGGCCCCCGGAGCCCCGTACACCAGCGTCTTCGCCCTCGCCTTCATCGGCGTCGTCATCGTCATGATGGGCATCGACAAGGACACCAGGATCTCGCTCTACTGCGCCCCGCTGTGGGCCCTGATCCTCGGCGTCTCCTACCTGGTCCTCAAGGCCCGCAACCCCGGGAACAAGGCCTTCGCCGGCCGCTGA
- a CDS encoding M67 family metallopeptidase has protein sequence MLTITQALYDQIVAHSRADHPDEACGVVAGPAGTGRPERFIPMLNAARSPTFYEFDSADLLKLYRDMDDRDEEPVIVYHSHTATEAYPSRTDVTYANEPGAHYVLVSTADTDEAGPFQFRSYRIVDGEITEEDVEVVEAYTAP, from the coding sequence ATGCTGACCATCACCCAGGCGCTGTACGACCAGATCGTCGCGCACTCCCGCGCCGACCACCCCGACGAGGCGTGCGGCGTGGTCGCCGGGCCCGCCGGAACCGGCCGCCCCGAACGCTTCATCCCCATGCTCAACGCGGCCCGCTCACCCACGTTCTACGAATTCGACTCGGCCGACCTCCTCAAGCTCTACCGCGACATGGACGACCGCGACGAGGAACCCGTGATCGTCTACCACTCGCACACCGCGACCGAGGCCTACCCCTCCCGCACCGACGTCACGTACGCCAACGAACCCGGCGCCCACTACGTCCTCGTCTCCACCGCCGACACCGACGAGGCAGGGCCCTTCCAGTTCCGCTCGTACCGCATCGTGGACGGCGAGATCACCGAGGAGGACGTCGAGGTCGTCGAGGCGTACACCGCCCCCTGA
- a CDS encoding putative leader peptide: MVPHDVSDKTPGTLLVARLHVDLCRLASAICTNHRTAGREA, encoded by the coding sequence ATGGTTCCCCATGACGTGAGCGACAAGACGCCGGGCACGCTGCTCGTGGCGCGCCTGCACGTCGACCTGTGCCGGCTCGCCAGCGCGATCTGTACGAACCACCGGACCGCCGGCCGCGAGGCCTGA
- a CDS encoding MoaD/ThiS family protein, with product MAIEVRIPTILRTYTDGAKAVEGNGDTLADLFTDLESRHTGIRERIVDGEQLRRFVNVYLNDEDVRFLDGISTKLSDGDNITILPAVAGGMN from the coding sequence ATGGCCATCGAGGTCCGCATCCCGACCATCCTCCGCACCTACACCGACGGCGCCAAGGCCGTCGAAGGCAACGGGGACACCCTCGCCGACCTCTTCACGGACCTGGAAAGCCGCCACACCGGCATCCGTGAGCGCATCGTCGACGGCGAGCAGCTCCGCCGCTTCGTGAACGTCTACCTCAACGACGAGGACGTCCGCTTCCTCGACGGCATCTCCACCAAGCTCAGCGACGGCGACAACATCACCATCCTCCCGGCCGTCGCCGGCGGCATGAACTGA